The proteins below are encoded in one region of Ricinus communis isolate WT05 ecotype wild-type chromosome 6, ASM1957865v1, whole genome shotgun sequence:
- the LOC8263594 gene encoding metalloendoproteinase 3-MMP — translation MGPKPFHLLVAISLLCAILPQTIESKPSEDPFGFIKHLEGCHKGQSIKGLKGLKRYLEKFGYLNYGSGNNNSHENDDEFDDLLEMAIRNYQHNYHLKDTGILDNYTVSQMMKPRCGMPDVVTNNGTKHQSHNRKLMSIHSLVHYKFFHGEPRWPAERTHLRYRFRSSTQVPGTQNIGSICARAFQKWAEVTHFTFEEVASNAQAEIEIGFHRRSHGDGHPFDGRSGTLAHATAPTGGMFHFDGDENWSENPEANEVDLESVAVHEIGHLLGLHHSDDPNAVMYATFRYGITKRDLDSDDVQGIRALYGLQ, via the coding sequence ATGGGTCCTAAACCTTTCCACCTTTTGGTTGCCATTTCTCTTCTCTGTGCAATCCTACCACAAACCATTGAATCAAAACCAAGTGAAGATCCTTTTGGGTTCATCAAGCACCTAGAGGGATGCCACAAGGGTCAATCCATCAAAGGGCTCAAGGGCCTCAAACGATATCTAGAGAAGTTCGGATATTTGAACTACGGCAGTGGCAATAATAATAGCCACGAAAATGATGATGAGTTTGATGATCTTCTGGAGATGGCAATCAGGAATTACCAGCACAATTATCACTTGAAAGATACTGGAATCCTAGACAATTACACAGTGTCTCAAATGATGAAGCCTAGATGTGGGATGCCAGATGTTGTTACTAATAACGGCACTAAACACCAATCCCATAATCGAAAGTTGATGTCCATACACTCATTAGTTCACTACAAGTTTTTCCATGGAGAACCTAGATGGCCAGCAGAGAGAACCCACTTAAGGTACAGGTTTCGTTCTAGTACTCAGGTTCCAGGAACGCAGAACATCGGGTCTATATGTGCACGAGCTTTTCAGAAATGGGCAGAAGTTACCCACTTCACGTTCGAGGAAGTAGCAAGTAATGCTCAAGCTGAAATTGAGATCGGATTCCATAGAAGGTCCCATGGAGATGGGCATCCTTTTGATGGAAGGTCCGGAACATTAGCACATGCAACTGCACCAACTGGTGGAATGTTCCATTTTGATGGAGATGAAAACTGGAGTGAAAATCCTGAAGCTAATGAAGTGGACTTGGAATCAGTTGCTGTGCATGAAATAGGGCATCTTCTTGGTCTTCATCATAGTGATGATCCAAATGCTGTCATGTATGCTACTTTTAGATACGGAATTACGAAAAGGGATCTGGATAGTGATGATGTTCAAGGTATTCGTGCTTTGTATGGATTACAGTAG
- the LOC8263592 gene encoding mRNA cap guanine-N7 methyltransferase 2 isoform X2, with protein MSISNNSFPIPRTESTHHRLYEFAKSALIKIFVHPYVTVCDLYCGGVVDAEKWDIAQIGHYVGIDVSSSGVSELREAWESQRKNYTAEFFEADPCSEIFEKQLQEKANQADLVCCLQNLQLCFETEESARKLLHNVSSLLKPGGYFFGITPDSSTIWAKYQKNVEAYHNRSSSMKPNIVPNCIRSESYMITFEVEEEKFPLFGKKYQLKFAHDISAETHCLVHFPSLIRLAREAGLEYVEIQNLTEFYDDNRHANECWSKPSGS; from the exons ATGTCGATAAGCAACAACTCGTTTCCCATTCCAAGGACTGAGTCGACTCACCATCGTCTCTACGAGTTTGCAAAATCAGCCCTTATCAAGATATTTGTCCACCCTTATGTCACT GTATGTGATTTGTATTGTGGTGGAGTAGTGGACGCTGAGAAATGGGATATTGCTCAAATTGGTCATTACGTTGGAATTG ATGTATCATCGTCTGGAGTAAGTGAGCTTAGAGAAGCATGGGAGAGTCAAAGGAAAAATTACACTGCCGAATTCTTTGAGGCTGATCCTTGCTCT GAAATTTTCGAAAAGCAGCTGCAGGAGAAGGCCAACCAAGCTGATCTTGTCTGCTGCTTGCAGAATTTGCAG TTGTGTTTTGAAACTGAGGAAAGCGCAAGGAAACTTCTACATAATGTGTCATCTTTGCTTAAACcagggggttattttttcgGTATTACTCCTGACTCATCTACAATATG GGCAAAGTACCAGAAGAATGTTGAAGCATACCACAACAGAAGCAGCAGCATGAAGCCAAATATAGTTCCCAATTGCATCCGGTCAGAGAGCTACATGATCACCTTTGAAGTTGAGGAGGAGAA GTTTCCTCTATTTGGAAAGAAATACCAGTTAAAGTTTGCTCATGACATCTCTGCTGAAACCCATTGTTTGGTTCATTTTCCAAGCTTGATCAG GTTGGCTCGAGAAGCTGGTCTGGAGTACGTGGAGATTCAGAATTTGACAGAGTTCTATGACGATAACAG GCATGCTAATGAATGCTGGTCCAAACCTAGTGGATCCTAG
- the LOC107262431 gene encoding RNA-binding protein 26-like, with amino-acid sequence MTTERIPAVAEGGALTEVQKKNIEEQKLKDLKAKNYLFQALDRSVLETILNKETSKSIWDSMRQKHQGATRVKQSHLQALRKEFEVLEMKEGESVSDYFARTLTIVNKMKKNGESKGDGEVVAKILRSMTPDFNYVVCAIEEAKDTSLMSIDELQSSLLVHEQRMKKKSSLEEIQALKISSGEQFGGRVRGRGSSRGRGRGRGRGSQTFDRSTIECFKCHKLGHFQ; translated from the exons ATGACTACAGAAA GGATCCCTGCAGTAGCAGAAGGAGGTGCATTGACAGAAGTGCAAAAGAAGAATATCGAAGAGCAGAAGCTGAAAGACTTAAAGGCAAAGAATTACTTGTTTCAGGCTCTAGATCGCTCTGTTCTAGAGACAATTCTCAACAAAGAAACATCTAAGAGCATATGGGATTCGATGAGGCAAAAACATCAAGGCGCAACAAGGGTGAAGCAGTCACATTTGCAAGCTCTACGAAAAGAGTTTGAAGTTCTTGAAATGAAGGAAGGAGAATCTGTCAGTGATTATTTTGCTAGAACTCTTACCATCGTCAACAAGATGAAGAAAAATGGGGAGAGCAAGGGAGATGGTGAAGTGGTAGCAAAAATTCTGAGATCAATGACTCCAGATTTTAACTATGTGGTGTGTGCTATTGAGGAGGCTAAGGATACAAGTCTCATGTCAATTGATGAACTGCAAAGTAGCTTGCTTGTGCATGAGCAGCGTATGAAAAAGAAGTCTTCGCTAGAAGAAATTCAGGCTTTGAAGATTTCTTCTGGAGAACAATTTGGAGGCAGAGTTCGTGGTAGAGGAAGCTCCAGAGGAAGAGGAAGGGGAAGGGGAAGAGGCAGCCAAACATTTGACAGATCTACTATTGAATGCTTCAAGTGTCACAAGTTGGGGCATTTTCAGTAG
- the LOC8263591 gene encoding LOW QUALITY PROTEIN: uncharacterized protein LOC8263591 (The sequence of the model RefSeq protein was modified relative to this genomic sequence to represent the inferred CDS: inserted 4 bases in 2 codons): protein MGHHHQEFNTQNLTLIEAALRVLTTPDLFEKVKLGDSFASQWLQGTISHPYFPSLNLIIPYRPSRFTNVKLIAPGLMPKLXKRQACKNSLVHTKIWAIDLSWDNIVRFGKQEAMPREFFTDFLKVAQDEGRHFNLLAKKELGSSYGALPAHDGLLDSAITTLKDLLARSAIEHCVYEASGLNMLPTTISRFHNGGDNVTADLLERVVYPEEVTHCAAGVKWFKYLRLRSRHLGIDSCLVSXKTAEGESEITMEENEEIIQKFHVVVRTHFRGPLKPPFNEEARKAAGFGPRRYEPLAVKEINAGCR from the exons ATGGGCCATCATCACCAAGAATTCAACACCCAAAACCTGACCCTAATAGAAGCGGCTTTAAGGGTCCTTACCACGCCAGACCTGTTTGAGAAAGTAAAGCTAGGAGACTCTTTTGCTTCTCAATGGCTTCAAGGAACCATTTCCCACCCTTACTTTCCATCCCTGAACCTCATTATCCCTTATCGCCCTTCCAGATTCACTAAT GTTAAGTTGATTGCACCGGGTTTAATGCCAAAACT GAAAAGGCAAGCTTGCAAAAATAGCCTTGTTCACACTAAAATTTGGGCTATTGACTTGTCTTGG GATAATATTGTTCGTTTTGGTAAGCAAGAGGCAATGCCAAGAGAATTCTTTACAGATTTTTTGAAGGTTGCGCAAGATGAAGGCAGACACTTTAATCTCCTAGCAAAAAAAGAACTAGGTTCTTCTTATGGAGCATTACCAGCTCATGATGGGCTATTGGACTCTGCCATCACTACATTAAAGGACCTATTGGCACGTTCGGCAATAGAACATTGTGTCTATGAG GCCAGTGGACTCAATATGCTGCCAACAACCATATCTCGATTCCACAATGGAGGTGACAATGTAACAGCTGATTTACTGGAGAGAGTGGTGTACCCTGAAGAGGTTACCCATTGTGCTGCTGGAGTTAAGTGGTTTAAGTATCTACGCTTGAGGTCTAGACATTTAGGTATTGATTCCTGCTTAGTATC TAAGACAGCAGAGGGTGAAAGTGAAATTACAATGGAGGAGAATGAAGAGATTATTCAGAAATTTCATGTTGTAGTCAGAACACACTTTAGAGGACCATTAAAGCCACCCTTCAATGAGGAAGCAAGGAAAGCAGCTGGCTTTGGGCCTCGAAGGTATGAACCACTTGCTGTCAAAGAGATCAATGCAGGATGCAGATGA
- the LOC8263592 gene encoding mRNA cap guanine-N7 methyltransferase 2 isoform X1, with protein MSISNNSFPIPRTESTHHRLYEFAKSALIKIFVHPYVTVCDLYCGGVVDAEKWDIAQIGHYVGIDVSSSGVSELREAWESQRKNYTAEFFEADPCSEIFEKQLQEKANQADLVCCLQNLQLCFETEESARKLLHNVSSLLKPGGYFFGITPDSSTIWAKYQKNVEAYHNRSSSMKPNIVPNCIRSESYMITFEVEEEKFPLFGKKYQLKFAHDISAETHCLVHFPSLIRLAREAGLEYVEIQNLTEFYDDNRMHFAGMLMNAGPNLVDPRGRLLPRSFDVLGLYTTFIFQKPDPDFAPPLTTPLLQDDAYNHDEREWQPIGWRDKENTSEPPPPGLGKISEQKGIPPPPGLVKISEQKGIPPPLGLGKISEQKGIPPPLGLGKMSEQKGIPPPLGLGKISEQKGILGPGPADLRFSEAL; from the exons ATGTCGATAAGCAACAACTCGTTTCCCATTCCAAGGACTGAGTCGACTCACCATCGTCTCTACGAGTTTGCAAAATCAGCCCTTATCAAGATATTTGTCCACCCTTATGTCACT GTATGTGATTTGTATTGTGGTGGAGTAGTGGACGCTGAGAAATGGGATATTGCTCAAATTGGTCATTACGTTGGAATTG ATGTATCATCGTCTGGAGTAAGTGAGCTTAGAGAAGCATGGGAGAGTCAAAGGAAAAATTACACTGCCGAATTCTTTGAGGCTGATCCTTGCTCT GAAATTTTCGAAAAGCAGCTGCAGGAGAAGGCCAACCAAGCTGATCTTGTCTGCTGCTTGCAGAATTTGCAG TTGTGTTTTGAAACTGAGGAAAGCGCAAGGAAACTTCTACATAATGTGTCATCTTTGCTTAAACcagggggttattttttcgGTATTACTCCTGACTCATCTACAATATG GGCAAAGTACCAGAAGAATGTTGAAGCATACCACAACAGAAGCAGCAGCATGAAGCCAAATATAGTTCCCAATTGCATCCGGTCAGAGAGCTACATGATCACCTTTGAAGTTGAGGAGGAGAA GTTTCCTCTATTTGGAAAGAAATACCAGTTAAAGTTTGCTCATGACATCTCTGCTGAAACCCATTGTTTGGTTCATTTTCCAAGCTTGATCAG GTTGGCTCGAGAAGCTGGTCTGGAGTACGTGGAGATTCAGAATTTGACAGAGTTCTATGACGATAACAG AATGCATTTCGCAGGCATGCTAATGAATGCTGGTCCAAACCTAGTGGATCCTAGAGGAAGACTTCTTCCCCGGTCCTTTGATGTGTTAG GTctatatactacttttatatTTCAGAAGCCGGACCCAGATTTTGCCCCACCTCTTACAACCCCATTATTGCAGGATGATGCTTACAATCATGATGAG AGAGAATGGCAACCAATTGGATGGAGAGACAAGGAAAATACTTCAGAGCCGCCACCTCCTGGACTGGGCAAGATAAGTGAACAGAAGGGGATACCGCCACCTCCTGGACTGGTGAAGATAAGTGAACAGAAAGGGATACCGCCGCCATTGGGACTGGGCAAGATAAGCGAACAGAAGGGGATACCGCCACCTCTGGGATTGGGGAAGATGAGCGAACAGAAGGGGATACCGCCACCTCTGGGATTGGGGAAGATAAGTGAACAGAAGGGAATATTAGGTCCTGGTCCAGCGGATTTGCGATTCTCAGAGGCACTTTGA
- the LOC8263597 gene encoding pyruvate kinase 1, cytosolic has product MHSSHHLLLDEPIRMASILEPSKPTVFPAMTKIVGTLGPKSRSVDIISGCLNAGMSVARFDFSWGDAEYHQETLGNLKSAVKSTKKLCAVMLDTVGPELQVVNRTEHPISLQADTSVVLTSDQDKEATSNLLPINFTGLSKAVKKGDTIFIGQYLFTGSETTSVWLEVTEINGEDVVCLIKNSATLGGPLYTLHVSQIRINLPTLTNKDKEVISTWGIRNKIDFLSLSYTRHAEDVRHAREFLSKLGDLSQTQIFAKVENIEGLNHFDEILQEADGIILSRGNLGIDLPPEKVFLFQKSAVYKCNMAGKPAVVTRVVDSMTDNLRPTRAEATDVANAVLDGSDAILLGAETLRGLYPVETISIVGRICAEAEKVCNQDAYFKKAVKYVGEPMTHLESIASSAVRAAIKVKASVMICFTSTGRAARLIAKYRPIMPVISVVIPRLKTNQLRWTFTGAFEARQSLIVRGLFPMLADPRHPAESTNATNESVLKVALDHGKAIGVIKPHDRVVVFQKVGDSSVVKILELED; this is encoded by the exons ATGCATTCTTCTCATCATTTGCTTCTCGATGAACCTATTAGGATGGCTTCAATTCTTGAGCCATCTAAACCA ACGGTGTTTCCTGCAATGACAAAGATAGTTGGGACATTGGGACCAAAGTCACGATCCGTTGATATAATTTCTGGTTGCTTAAATGCAGGAATGTCAG TGGCACGGTTTGATTTTTCATGGGGTGATGCTGAATATCACCAGGAGACCTTGGGAAATCTGAAATCAGCTGTTAAGAGTACCAAGAAGCTATGTGCG GTCATGCTAGATACAGTGGGTCCAGAATTGCAAGTAGTCAATAGAACTGAGCATCCCATTTCCCTTCAGGCAGATACTAGTGTTGTCCTAACATCAGATCAAGACAAAGAAGCTACTTCAAATCTGCTACCAATAAATTTTACTGGGTTGTCAAAG GCGGTGAAGAAGGGagatactatttttattggtCAGTATCTATTTACAGGAAGTGAAACAACTTCTGTGTGGCTAGAG GTCACTGAAATAAATGGTGAAGATGTGGTTTGCCTGATTAAGAATTCTGCTACCTTGGGCGGACCACTTTATACTTTGCATGTCTCTCAAATTCGTATCAATCTGCCTACACTAACTAATAAGGATAAGGAG GTGATAAGCACTTGGGGCATTCGGAACAAAATAGACTTTCTTTCACTGTCATATACCCGGCATGCTGAAGATGTTCGTCAT GCCCGAGAGTTTCTTTCCAAACTTGGGGACCTCAGTCAAACTCAAATTTTTGCAAAAGTGGAAAATATAGAG GGATTAAATCATTTTGATGAGATCCTACAAGAAGCAGATGGTATCATCCTTTCTCGTGGAAATTTGGGCATAGATCTCCCACCAGAGAAG GTGTTTCTATTTCAAAAATCTGCTGTTTACAAATGCAACATGGCTGGAAAGCCTGCTGTGGTTACTCGTGTTGTGGACAGTATGACAGACAATTTGAGACCTACTCGCGCTGAAGCAACTGATGTTGCCAATGCTGTATTGGATG GTAGTGATGCAATTCTTCTAGGTGCAGAGACCCTGCGGGGATTATACCCTGTTGAGACCATTTCTATTGTTGGACGAATTTGTGCTGAG GCAGAGAAGGTTTGTAATCAAGATGCTTATTTCAAAAAGGCTGTCAAATATGTTGGAGAACCTATGACCCATTTAGAATCTATTGCTTCCTCTGCG GTACGTGCAGCTATCAAGGTGAAGGCCTCTGTCATGATCTGCTTCACTTCAACAGGAAGAGCTGCAAG GTTGATTGCAAAGTACAGACCAATAATGCCTGTGATATCTGTTGTTATCCCGCGGCTTAAGACAAATCAATTACGCTGGACGTTTACTGGTGCTTTTGAG GCAAGGCAGTCGCTCATTGTCAGAGGACTCTTTCCCATGCTCGCAGATCCTCGACATCCa GCTGAATCAACAAATGCAACAAATGAATCTGTTTTAAAGGTTGCTTTGGACCATGGCAAGGCAATTGGTGTTATTAAGCCACATGATCGAGTTGTTGTTTTCCAGAAGGTTGGCGATTCATCTGTGGTGAAGATCCTTGAGCTTGAAGATTAA